The following coding sequences lie in one Apium graveolens cultivar Ventura chromosome 1, ASM990537v1, whole genome shotgun sequence genomic window:
- the LOC141659698 gene encoding type II inositol polyphosphate 5-phosphatase 15-like isoform X1: MDENLNNSNNSNNSPTTSRIPKIFDRFYDSSSSSEPDEHEVFDGANGVDSAGKRIDYMIQFLNRRLQQDENYHATCLTTPLPEFTAPGGNSGIFKLPIRGAVSYSRPPCLEVRPRPVRETQVGCFLRNLVCVDEREVWAGTESGVRVWRLGDVYKAAEEGNVREGDEESAPFREFGGLAPAVCLVGCEGSRMVWSGHKDGRIRCWKMLSDYRDEGSDSDGSGFREVLCWQAHRGPVLSMVVTLYGDLWSGSEGGAITAWPFEAIEKSLSLTPEERHMSGLTVERSFIDLRSQVTSKGICCNIFAADVKYLLSDHSGTNVWSAGYLSFAIWDSRTRELLKAFNIDGQIENLSVAMDPTIEEEVRVKVLAGSKKEKSQSSISFFQRSRNALMGAADAVRRVAVRGAFGDDRKTESLITTIDGNIWTGCTNGSLVQWDGNGNRLQDVQYHSYSVQCLFAFGLRIWVGYASGIIDVLDLNGNKLGGWVAHSSSVIHMAIGAGYLFTLANHGGIRAWRITSPGPLDNVLRKELDDKEFLYTKLENVKILAGTWNVGQERATHDSLISWLGSAATGADIVVVGLQEVEMGAGFLAMSAAKESMQVGLEGSSVGQLWLDMIGKILDEGSTFQRVGYRQLAGLLIMVWVRNEIRSHVGDIDIAAVPCGFGRAIGNKGAVGLRMRVYDRILCFVNCHFAAHLEAVNRRNADFDHVYRTMFFSRPSNLLNSASGMVKYLFLPCFIGCIMYLIWLVYSSRLLLALSIAAGVSSSIQVLRGANVNGTQPMVPMPELSEADMVVFLGDFNYRLDGISYDEARDFISQRSFDWLREKDQLQAEMKSGNVFQGMREAVISFPPTYKFEKNQPGLAGYDSGEKKRIPAWCDRILYRDSCSTSVATCSLDCPVVASVLQYDACMDVTDSDHKPVRCIFNVEIARVDNSIRRQEFGEIMGSNEKIRQILVDQSKVPETIVSTNNIILQNQDTSVLRITNKSGEDRALYEIICEGEFTIHESGKVSSNHACGSFGYPRWLEVSPRNGIIEPDHIGEIAVHHDEHQTLEEFVDGIPQNWWCEDARDKEVMLLIKVRGGCSTETKTHRIRVRHSISGKKMPIDHKPKNVNNTQSSVLQRADFLGNNCPSDVFAQLQNLHTP; this comes from the exons ATGGATGAAAATCTCAACAATTCTAACAATTCGAACAATTCTCCAACGACTTCTCGAATCCCGAAGATATTCGACCGATTCTACGACTCGTCCTCATCATCCGAGCCCGACGAACACGAGGTTTTCGACGGTGCTAACGGCGTCGATTCAGCCGGTAAGCGTATCGATTATATGATCCAGTTTCTTAATCGTAGACTTCAACAAGATGAAAATTATCACGCTACATGTTTGACTACTCCTTTACCTGAGTTTACAGCTCCCGGAGGTAATTCAGGGATTTTTAAGCTTCCGATACGCGGCGCGGTGAGTTATTCGCGTCCTCCGTGTTTGGAAGTGCGGCCGCGGCCGGTTAGGGAGACGCAGGTTGGTTGTTTTTTGAGGAATTTGGTTTGTGTGGATGAGAGGGAGGTTTGGGCGGGGACGGAGAGTGgagttagggtttggaggttgGGAGATGTTTATAAGGCGGCGGAGGAGGGGAATGTGAGGGAAGGAGATGAGGAGAGTGCTCCGTTTAGGGAATTTGGGGGTTTGGCGCCGGCGGTTTGTTTGGTTGGGTGTGAGGGGAGTAGGATGGTGTGGAGTGGACATAAGGATGGGAGGATAAGGTGTTGGAAGATGTTGAGTGATTATCGTGATGAAGGTAGTGATAGTGATGGATCGGGTTTTAGGGAGGTTTTGTGTTGGCAAGCTCATAGAGGTCCGGTTCTGTCTATGGTTGTCACGTTATATG GGGATTTATGGTCCGGATCTGAGGGTGGTGCAATAACAGCCTGGCCCTTCGAAGCCATTGAAAAATCACTTTCTCTTACCCCAGAAGAAAGGCACATGTCGGGATTAACAGTTGAGAGGTCATTTATCGATCTTAGAAGCCAAGTCACTAGCAAAGGAATCTGCTGTAATATCTTTGCTGCAGATGTAAAGTATTTGTTATCTGATCACTCTGGAACAAACGTTTGGAGTGCGGGGTATCTGTCATTTGCTATTTG GGATTCTCGCACAAGGGAGTTACTGAAAGCTTTTAATATAGATGGTCAGATAGAAAACTTGTCAGTAGCTATGGATCCTACAATAGAAGAAGAAGTGAGGGTAAAGGTTCTAGCTGGTTCAAAGAAGGAGAAATCCCAGAGTTCCATCAGTTTCTTTCAGCGGTCACGTAATGCTCTAATGGGAGCAGCTGATGCTGTACGCCGAGTTGCCGTAAGAGGAGCCTTCGGGGATGATAGAAAAACAGAGTCACTGATTACTACAATAGATGGGAACATATGGACTGGTTGTACGAATGGATCACTTGTACAGTGGGATGGCAATGGCAATCGATTGCAAGACGTCCAGTATCATTCCTATTCTGTTCAGTGCTTGTTTGCTTTTGGATTGAGGATATGGGTAGGCTATGCAAGTGGAATTATAGATGTACTAGATCTCAATGGAAATAAGCTTGGAGGATGGGTCGCTCACAGTAGTTCTGTAATTCATATGGCTATTGGTGCTGGTTACCTTTTTACTTTAGCTAATCATGGTGGTATACGTGCATGGAGGATAACATCTCCAGGACCTCTTGATAATGTATTACGTAAAGAATTAGACGATAAGGAATTTCTTTATACGAAGCTAGAAAATGTGAAAATATTAGCTGGTACATGGAATGTTGGACAAGAAAGAGCTACTCATGATTCACTTATATCCTGGCTTGGTTCTGCAGCTACCGGTGCCGACATAGTTGTTGTTGGGTTGCAAGAAGTGGAAATGGGGGCTGGTTTCTTGGCAATGTCTGCTGCTAAAGAAAGT ATGCAGGTAGGTCTTGAAGGTAGTTCTGTTGGGCAGTTGTGGCTTGATATGATTGGGAAGATATTGGATGAAGGATCAACATTTCAACGCGTTGGTTATAGGCAGCTAGCAGGTCTGCTTATCATGGTATG GGTCAGAAATGAAATTAGAAGCCATGTTGGGGATATTGACATTGCTGCAGTTCCATGTGGTTTTGGTCGTGCAATAGGTAACAAG GGAGCTGTTGGTTTGAGGATGAGAGTATATGATCGGATATTATGCTTTGTAAATTGTCACTTTGCAGCACACCTAGAGGCTGTCAATCGGCGTAATGCTGACTTTGATCATGTATACCGGACAATGTTCTTTAGCCGGCCATCTAACTTGTTAAATTCTGCATCTGGTATGGTGAAATACCTATTCCTGCCCTGCTTCATTGGCTGCATCATGTATTTAATTTGGCTTGTTTATAGTTCTCGTTTGCTCTTGGCGCTTTCTATTGCAGCTGGTGTTTCATCTTCCATTCAAGTGCTTCGTGGTGCAAAT GTCAATGGTACTCAACCTATGGTACCGATGCCAGAATTGTCTGAAGCAGACATGGTTGTATTTTTAGGGGACTTCAACTATCGGCTTGATGGTATATCATATGATGAAGCAAGGGATTTCATCTCCCAAAGGTCATTTGATTGGCTCAGAGAGAAGGATCAGTTGCAAGCAGAAATGAAATCTGGGAATGTCTTTCAAGGAATGCGTGAAGCAGTAATTAGTTTCCCTCCAACTTACAAATTTGAGAAGAATCAACCAGGTTTAGCAG GGTATGATTCTGGCGAGAAAAAGCGTATTCCTGCCTGGTGTGACAGAATACTGTACCGAGATAGCTGTTCTACTTCTGTTGCTACATGCAGTTTAGACTGTCCTGTCGTTGCTTCAGTTTTACA GTATGATGCATGCATGGACGTAACAGACAGTGATCACAAGCCTGTCCGGTGCATATTTAATGTTGAAATCGCTCGAGTTGACAACTCAATAAGGCGACAGGAGTTTGGAGAAATAATGGGATCTAATGAAAAAATTAGGCAAATACTTGTTGATCAATCTAAAGTTCCTGAAACTATTGTAAGCACAAACAACATAATTCTTCAGAACCAGGATACATCCGTCTTACGAATTACAAATAAAAGTGGGGAAGACAGAGCTCTGTACGAAATAATTTGTGAAGGTGAGTTCACCATACATGAAAGCGGGAAAGTATCCAGTAATCATGCATGTGGTTCTTTTGGCTATCCTCGGTGGCTGGAG GTGAGTCCGAGAAATGGCATAATCGAACCAGATCATATAGGCGAGATTGCAGTTCATCATGATGAACACCAAACCTTAGAGGAGTTTGTTGATGGCATTCCTCAAAACTGGTGGTGCGAAGATGCACGAGATAAAGAAGTTATGCTATTAATTAAGGTACGAGGTGGCTGCTCAACTGAAACAAAAACTCATCGTATCCGTGTGCGGCATAGCATCTCTGGCAAAAAAATGCCTATTGACCACAAACCAAAAAATGTCAACAATACCCAGTCAAGTGTTCTCCAGCGTGCTGATTTTCTAGGGAACAACTGTCCGTCAGATGTTTTTGCCCAACTGCAGAATTTGCATACGCCCTGA
- the LOC141659698 gene encoding type II inositol polyphosphate 5-phosphatase 15-like isoform X3: protein MDENLNNSNNSNNSPTTSRIPKIFDRFYDSSSSSEPDEHEVFDGANGVDSAAPGGNSGIFKLPIRGAVSYSRPPCLEVRPRPVRETQVGCFLRNLVCVDEREVWAGTESGVRVWRLGDVYKAAEEGNVREGDEESAPFREFGGLAPAVCLVGCEGSRMVWSGHKDGRIRCWKMLSDYRDEGSDSDGSGFREVLCWQAHRGPVLSMVVTLYGDLWSGSEGGAITAWPFEAIEKSLSLTPEERHMSGLTVERSFIDLRSQVTSKGICCNIFAADVKYLLSDHSGTNVWSAGYLSFAIWDSRTRELLKAFNIDGQIENLSVAMDPTIEEEVRVKVLAGSKKEKSQSSISFFQRSRNALMGAADAVRRVAVRGAFGDDRKTESLITTIDGNIWTGCTNGSLVQWDGNGNRLQDVQYHSYSVQCLFAFGLRIWVGYASGIIDVLDLNGNKLGGWVAHSSSVIHMAIGAGYLFTLANHGGIRAWRITSPGPLDNVLRKELDDKEFLYTKLENVKILAGTWNVGQERATHDSLISWLGSAATGADIVVVGLQEVEMGAGFLAMSAAKESMQVGLEGSSVGQLWLDMIGKILDEGSTFQRVGYRQLAGLLIMVWVRNEIRSHVGDIDIAAVPCGFGRAIGNKGAVGLRMRVYDRILCFVNCHFAAHLEAVNRRNADFDHVYRTMFFSRPSNLLNSASGMVKYLFLPCFIGCIMYLIWLVYSSRLLLALSIAAGVSSSIQVLRGANVNGTQPMVPMPELSEADMVVFLGDFNYRLDGISYDEARDFISQRSFDWLREKDQLQAEMKSGNVFQGMREAVISFPPTYKFEKNQPGLAGYDSGEKKRIPAWCDRILYRDSCSTSVATCSLDCPVVASVLQYDACMDVTDSDHKPVRCIFNVEIARVDNSIRRQEFGEIMGSNEKIRQILVDQSKVPETIVSTNNIILQNQDTSVLRITNKSGEDRALYEIICEGEFTIHESGKVSSNHACGSFGYPRWLEVSPRNGIIEPDHIGEIAVHHDEHQTLEEFVDGIPQNWWCEDARDKEVMLLIKVRGGCSTETKTHRIRVRHSISGKKMPIDHKPKNVNNTQSSVLQRADFLGNNCPSDVFAQLQNLHTP, encoded by the exons ATGGATGAAAATCTCAACAATTCTAACAATTCGAACAATTCTCCAACGACTTCTCGAATCCCGAAGATATTCGACCGATTCTACGACTCGTCCTCATCATCCGAGCCCGACGAACACGAGGTTTTCGACGGTGCTAACGGCGTCGATTCAGCCG CTCCCGGAGGTAATTCAGGGATTTTTAAGCTTCCGATACGCGGCGCGGTGAGTTATTCGCGTCCTCCGTGTTTGGAAGTGCGGCCGCGGCCGGTTAGGGAGACGCAGGTTGGTTGTTTTTTGAGGAATTTGGTTTGTGTGGATGAGAGGGAGGTTTGGGCGGGGACGGAGAGTGgagttagggtttggaggttgGGAGATGTTTATAAGGCGGCGGAGGAGGGGAATGTGAGGGAAGGAGATGAGGAGAGTGCTCCGTTTAGGGAATTTGGGGGTTTGGCGCCGGCGGTTTGTTTGGTTGGGTGTGAGGGGAGTAGGATGGTGTGGAGTGGACATAAGGATGGGAGGATAAGGTGTTGGAAGATGTTGAGTGATTATCGTGATGAAGGTAGTGATAGTGATGGATCGGGTTTTAGGGAGGTTTTGTGTTGGCAAGCTCATAGAGGTCCGGTTCTGTCTATGGTTGTCACGTTATATG GGGATTTATGGTCCGGATCTGAGGGTGGTGCAATAACAGCCTGGCCCTTCGAAGCCATTGAAAAATCACTTTCTCTTACCCCAGAAGAAAGGCACATGTCGGGATTAACAGTTGAGAGGTCATTTATCGATCTTAGAAGCCAAGTCACTAGCAAAGGAATCTGCTGTAATATCTTTGCTGCAGATGTAAAGTATTTGTTATCTGATCACTCTGGAACAAACGTTTGGAGTGCGGGGTATCTGTCATTTGCTATTTG GGATTCTCGCACAAGGGAGTTACTGAAAGCTTTTAATATAGATGGTCAGATAGAAAACTTGTCAGTAGCTATGGATCCTACAATAGAAGAAGAAGTGAGGGTAAAGGTTCTAGCTGGTTCAAAGAAGGAGAAATCCCAGAGTTCCATCAGTTTCTTTCAGCGGTCACGTAATGCTCTAATGGGAGCAGCTGATGCTGTACGCCGAGTTGCCGTAAGAGGAGCCTTCGGGGATGATAGAAAAACAGAGTCACTGATTACTACAATAGATGGGAACATATGGACTGGTTGTACGAATGGATCACTTGTACAGTGGGATGGCAATGGCAATCGATTGCAAGACGTCCAGTATCATTCCTATTCTGTTCAGTGCTTGTTTGCTTTTGGATTGAGGATATGGGTAGGCTATGCAAGTGGAATTATAGATGTACTAGATCTCAATGGAAATAAGCTTGGAGGATGGGTCGCTCACAGTAGTTCTGTAATTCATATGGCTATTGGTGCTGGTTACCTTTTTACTTTAGCTAATCATGGTGGTATACGTGCATGGAGGATAACATCTCCAGGACCTCTTGATAATGTATTACGTAAAGAATTAGACGATAAGGAATTTCTTTATACGAAGCTAGAAAATGTGAAAATATTAGCTGGTACATGGAATGTTGGACAAGAAAGAGCTACTCATGATTCACTTATATCCTGGCTTGGTTCTGCAGCTACCGGTGCCGACATAGTTGTTGTTGGGTTGCAAGAAGTGGAAATGGGGGCTGGTTTCTTGGCAATGTCTGCTGCTAAAGAAAGT ATGCAGGTAGGTCTTGAAGGTAGTTCTGTTGGGCAGTTGTGGCTTGATATGATTGGGAAGATATTGGATGAAGGATCAACATTTCAACGCGTTGGTTATAGGCAGCTAGCAGGTCTGCTTATCATGGTATG GGTCAGAAATGAAATTAGAAGCCATGTTGGGGATATTGACATTGCTGCAGTTCCATGTGGTTTTGGTCGTGCAATAGGTAACAAG GGAGCTGTTGGTTTGAGGATGAGAGTATATGATCGGATATTATGCTTTGTAAATTGTCACTTTGCAGCACACCTAGAGGCTGTCAATCGGCGTAATGCTGACTTTGATCATGTATACCGGACAATGTTCTTTAGCCGGCCATCTAACTTGTTAAATTCTGCATCTGGTATGGTGAAATACCTATTCCTGCCCTGCTTCATTGGCTGCATCATGTATTTAATTTGGCTTGTTTATAGTTCTCGTTTGCTCTTGGCGCTTTCTATTGCAGCTGGTGTTTCATCTTCCATTCAAGTGCTTCGTGGTGCAAAT GTCAATGGTACTCAACCTATGGTACCGATGCCAGAATTGTCTGAAGCAGACATGGTTGTATTTTTAGGGGACTTCAACTATCGGCTTGATGGTATATCATATGATGAAGCAAGGGATTTCATCTCCCAAAGGTCATTTGATTGGCTCAGAGAGAAGGATCAGTTGCAAGCAGAAATGAAATCTGGGAATGTCTTTCAAGGAATGCGTGAAGCAGTAATTAGTTTCCCTCCAACTTACAAATTTGAGAAGAATCAACCAGGTTTAGCAG GGTATGATTCTGGCGAGAAAAAGCGTATTCCTGCCTGGTGTGACAGAATACTGTACCGAGATAGCTGTTCTACTTCTGTTGCTACATGCAGTTTAGACTGTCCTGTCGTTGCTTCAGTTTTACA GTATGATGCATGCATGGACGTAACAGACAGTGATCACAAGCCTGTCCGGTGCATATTTAATGTTGAAATCGCTCGAGTTGACAACTCAATAAGGCGACAGGAGTTTGGAGAAATAATGGGATCTAATGAAAAAATTAGGCAAATACTTGTTGATCAATCTAAAGTTCCTGAAACTATTGTAAGCACAAACAACATAATTCTTCAGAACCAGGATACATCCGTCTTACGAATTACAAATAAAAGTGGGGAAGACAGAGCTCTGTACGAAATAATTTGTGAAGGTGAGTTCACCATACATGAAAGCGGGAAAGTATCCAGTAATCATGCATGTGGTTCTTTTGGCTATCCTCGGTGGCTGGAG GTGAGTCCGAGAAATGGCATAATCGAACCAGATCATATAGGCGAGATTGCAGTTCATCATGATGAACACCAAACCTTAGAGGAGTTTGTTGATGGCATTCCTCAAAACTGGTGGTGCGAAGATGCACGAGATAAAGAAGTTATGCTATTAATTAAGGTACGAGGTGGCTGCTCAACTGAAACAAAAACTCATCGTATCCGTGTGCGGCATAGCATCTCTGGCAAAAAAATGCCTATTGACCACAAACCAAAAAATGTCAACAATACCCAGTCAAGTGTTCTCCAGCGTGCTGATTTTCTAGGGAACAACTGTCCGTCAGATGTTTTTGCCCAACTGCAGAATTTGCATACGCCCTGA
- the LOC141659698 gene encoding type II inositol polyphosphate 5-phosphatase 15-like isoform X2 — protein sequence MDENLNNSNNSNNSPTTSRIPKIFDRFYDSSSSSEPDEHEVFDGANGVDSAGKRIDYMIQFLNRRLQQDENYHATCLTTPLPEFTAPGGNSGIFKLPIRGAVSYSRPPCLEVRPRPVRETQVGCFLRNLVCVDEREVWAGTESGVRVWRLGDVYKAAEEGNVREGDEESAPFREFGGLAPAVCLVGCEGSRMVWSGHKDGRIRCWKMLSDYRDEGSDSDGSGFREVLCWQAHRGPVLSMVVTLYGDLWSGSEGGAITAWPFEAIEKSLSLTPEERHMSGLTVERSFIDLRSQVTSKGICCNIFAADVKYLLSDHSGTNVWSAGYLSFAIWDSRTRELLKAFNIDGQIENLSVAMDPTIEEEVRVKVLAGSKKEKSQSSISFFQRSRNALMGAADAVRRVAVRGAFGDDRKTESLITTIDGNIWTGCTNGSLVQWDGNGNRLQDVQYHSYSVQCLFAFGLRIWVGYASGIIDVLDLNGNKLGGWVAHSSSVIHMAIGAGYLFTLANHGGIRAWRITSPGPLDNVLRKELDDKEFLYTKLENVKILAGTWNVGQERATHDSLISWLGSAATGADIVVVGLQEVEMGAGFLAMSAAKESMQVGLEGSSVGQLWLDMIGKILDEGSTFQRVGYRQLAGLLIMVWVRNEIRSHVGDIDIAAVPCGFGRAIGNKGAVGLRMRVYDRILCFVNCHFAAHLEAVNRRNADFDHVYRTMFFSRPSNLLNSASAGVSSSIQVLRGANVNGTQPMVPMPELSEADMVVFLGDFNYRLDGISYDEARDFISQRSFDWLREKDQLQAEMKSGNVFQGMREAVISFPPTYKFEKNQPGLAGYDSGEKKRIPAWCDRILYRDSCSTSVATCSLDCPVVASVLQYDACMDVTDSDHKPVRCIFNVEIARVDNSIRRQEFGEIMGSNEKIRQILVDQSKVPETIVSTNNIILQNQDTSVLRITNKSGEDRALYEIICEGEFTIHESGKVSSNHACGSFGYPRWLEVSPRNGIIEPDHIGEIAVHHDEHQTLEEFVDGIPQNWWCEDARDKEVMLLIKVRGGCSTETKTHRIRVRHSISGKKMPIDHKPKNVNNTQSSVLQRADFLGNNCPSDVFAQLQNLHTP from the exons ATGGATGAAAATCTCAACAATTCTAACAATTCGAACAATTCTCCAACGACTTCTCGAATCCCGAAGATATTCGACCGATTCTACGACTCGTCCTCATCATCCGAGCCCGACGAACACGAGGTTTTCGACGGTGCTAACGGCGTCGATTCAGCCGGTAAGCGTATCGATTATATGATCCAGTTTCTTAATCGTAGACTTCAACAAGATGAAAATTATCACGCTACATGTTTGACTACTCCTTTACCTGAGTTTACAGCTCCCGGAGGTAATTCAGGGATTTTTAAGCTTCCGATACGCGGCGCGGTGAGTTATTCGCGTCCTCCGTGTTTGGAAGTGCGGCCGCGGCCGGTTAGGGAGACGCAGGTTGGTTGTTTTTTGAGGAATTTGGTTTGTGTGGATGAGAGGGAGGTTTGGGCGGGGACGGAGAGTGgagttagggtttggaggttgGGAGATGTTTATAAGGCGGCGGAGGAGGGGAATGTGAGGGAAGGAGATGAGGAGAGTGCTCCGTTTAGGGAATTTGGGGGTTTGGCGCCGGCGGTTTGTTTGGTTGGGTGTGAGGGGAGTAGGATGGTGTGGAGTGGACATAAGGATGGGAGGATAAGGTGTTGGAAGATGTTGAGTGATTATCGTGATGAAGGTAGTGATAGTGATGGATCGGGTTTTAGGGAGGTTTTGTGTTGGCAAGCTCATAGAGGTCCGGTTCTGTCTATGGTTGTCACGTTATATG GGGATTTATGGTCCGGATCTGAGGGTGGTGCAATAACAGCCTGGCCCTTCGAAGCCATTGAAAAATCACTTTCTCTTACCCCAGAAGAAAGGCACATGTCGGGATTAACAGTTGAGAGGTCATTTATCGATCTTAGAAGCCAAGTCACTAGCAAAGGAATCTGCTGTAATATCTTTGCTGCAGATGTAAAGTATTTGTTATCTGATCACTCTGGAACAAACGTTTGGAGTGCGGGGTATCTGTCATTTGCTATTTG GGATTCTCGCACAAGGGAGTTACTGAAAGCTTTTAATATAGATGGTCAGATAGAAAACTTGTCAGTAGCTATGGATCCTACAATAGAAGAAGAAGTGAGGGTAAAGGTTCTAGCTGGTTCAAAGAAGGAGAAATCCCAGAGTTCCATCAGTTTCTTTCAGCGGTCACGTAATGCTCTAATGGGAGCAGCTGATGCTGTACGCCGAGTTGCCGTAAGAGGAGCCTTCGGGGATGATAGAAAAACAGAGTCACTGATTACTACAATAGATGGGAACATATGGACTGGTTGTACGAATGGATCACTTGTACAGTGGGATGGCAATGGCAATCGATTGCAAGACGTCCAGTATCATTCCTATTCTGTTCAGTGCTTGTTTGCTTTTGGATTGAGGATATGGGTAGGCTATGCAAGTGGAATTATAGATGTACTAGATCTCAATGGAAATAAGCTTGGAGGATGGGTCGCTCACAGTAGTTCTGTAATTCATATGGCTATTGGTGCTGGTTACCTTTTTACTTTAGCTAATCATGGTGGTATACGTGCATGGAGGATAACATCTCCAGGACCTCTTGATAATGTATTACGTAAAGAATTAGACGATAAGGAATTTCTTTATACGAAGCTAGAAAATGTGAAAATATTAGCTGGTACATGGAATGTTGGACAAGAAAGAGCTACTCATGATTCACTTATATCCTGGCTTGGTTCTGCAGCTACCGGTGCCGACATAGTTGTTGTTGGGTTGCAAGAAGTGGAAATGGGGGCTGGTTTCTTGGCAATGTCTGCTGCTAAAGAAAGT ATGCAGGTAGGTCTTGAAGGTAGTTCTGTTGGGCAGTTGTGGCTTGATATGATTGGGAAGATATTGGATGAAGGATCAACATTTCAACGCGTTGGTTATAGGCAGCTAGCAGGTCTGCTTATCATGGTATG GGTCAGAAATGAAATTAGAAGCCATGTTGGGGATATTGACATTGCTGCAGTTCCATGTGGTTTTGGTCGTGCAATAGGTAACAAG GGAGCTGTTGGTTTGAGGATGAGAGTATATGATCGGATATTATGCTTTGTAAATTGTCACTTTGCAGCACACCTAGAGGCTGTCAATCGGCGTAATGCTGACTTTGATCATGTATACCGGACAATGTTCTTTAGCCGGCCATCTAACTTGTTAAATTCTGCATCTG CTGGTGTTTCATCTTCCATTCAAGTGCTTCGTGGTGCAAAT GTCAATGGTACTCAACCTATGGTACCGATGCCAGAATTGTCTGAAGCAGACATGGTTGTATTTTTAGGGGACTTCAACTATCGGCTTGATGGTATATCATATGATGAAGCAAGGGATTTCATCTCCCAAAGGTCATTTGATTGGCTCAGAGAGAAGGATCAGTTGCAAGCAGAAATGAAATCTGGGAATGTCTTTCAAGGAATGCGTGAAGCAGTAATTAGTTTCCCTCCAACTTACAAATTTGAGAAGAATCAACCAGGTTTAGCAG GGTATGATTCTGGCGAGAAAAAGCGTATTCCTGCCTGGTGTGACAGAATACTGTACCGAGATAGCTGTTCTACTTCTGTTGCTACATGCAGTTTAGACTGTCCTGTCGTTGCTTCAGTTTTACA GTATGATGCATGCATGGACGTAACAGACAGTGATCACAAGCCTGTCCGGTGCATATTTAATGTTGAAATCGCTCGAGTTGACAACTCAATAAGGCGACAGGAGTTTGGAGAAATAATGGGATCTAATGAAAAAATTAGGCAAATACTTGTTGATCAATCTAAAGTTCCTGAAACTATTGTAAGCACAAACAACATAATTCTTCAGAACCAGGATACATCCGTCTTACGAATTACAAATAAAAGTGGGGAAGACAGAGCTCTGTACGAAATAATTTGTGAAGGTGAGTTCACCATACATGAAAGCGGGAAAGTATCCAGTAATCATGCATGTGGTTCTTTTGGCTATCCTCGGTGGCTGGAG GTGAGTCCGAGAAATGGCATAATCGAACCAGATCATATAGGCGAGATTGCAGTTCATCATGATGAACACCAAACCTTAGAGGAGTTTGTTGATGGCATTCCTCAAAACTGGTGGTGCGAAGATGCACGAGATAAAGAAGTTATGCTATTAATTAAGGTACGAGGTGGCTGCTCAACTGAAACAAAAACTCATCGTATCCGTGTGCGGCATAGCATCTCTGGCAAAAAAATGCCTATTGACCACAAACCAAAAAATGTCAACAATACCCAGTCAAGTGTTCTCCAGCGTGCTGATTTTCTAGGGAACAACTGTCCGTCAGATGTTTTTGCCCAACTGCAGAATTTGCATACGCCCTGA